In Lycium ferocissimum isolate CSIRO_LF1 chromosome 11, AGI_CSIRO_Lferr_CH_V1, whole genome shotgun sequence, a single genomic region encodes these proteins:
- the LOC132036003 gene encoding bystin: protein MGKKRERLTNPEPFLEDDTKSKASSKKRSKAPKSHQQQQQVISSSISSKILKEALLQQKEVDEEETRERNPNAPVFDEDVATKAVEEDDDDDIDNFGGFQETQSQFGGDLEDEVDKLLLEDEMLLESFLSKHERPERTLANIIEKMKEQNPQVSSGVQPTPKLDDSIIELYKGVGKHLNKYTSGKMPKAFKHIPSLQYWEDVLYLTEPEKWSPNAMYQATRIFASNLGVKKAERFYKFVLLPRVRDDIRKNKRLHFALYQSLKKSLYKPAAFNKGILFPLCESKTCTLREAVIFGSVIEKVSIPHLHASVALLKLAEMEYCGTTSYFIKLLIEKKYALPYRVLDAMVAHFMSFFDESRVMPVIWHLSLLVFVQRYKTELRKEDKANIRALVERQRHRLITPDILREIEKSRSRGEKEDDAMSIASPLSVINKAIEEDRFDIPDVPMEED, encoded by the exons ATGGGGAAGAAGAGAGAACGCCTCACAAATCCAGAACCCTTTCTTGAAGATGACACTAAGTCCAAAGCTTCCTCTAAAAAACGTTCCAAAGCTCCTAAAtctcaccaacaacaacaacag GTTATATCGTCTAGTATTAGCTCGAAGATATTGAAGGAGGCTTTACTTCAGCAGAAGGAAGTAGATGAGGAGGAAACTCGTGAGAGAAATCCTAACGCTCCGGTTTTTGATGAGGATGTCGCAACTAAAGCTGTAGAGGAAGACGATGATGATGACATTGATAATTTTGGTGGATTCCAGGAGACCCAAAGCCAATTTGGTGGTGATTTGGAG GATGAGGTTGATAAGTTGCTATTGGAGGATGAGATGCTATTGGAGTCTTTCTTATCTAAGCATGAACGCCCTGAGCGCACATTGGCCAATATCATCGAAAAGATGAAGGAACAAAATCCACAAGTTTCTTCAG GAGTGCAACCAACGCCCAAATTGGATGACTCGATCATTGAGTTGTACAAAGG TGTTGGCAAGCATCTTAACAAATACACTTCAGGCAAGATGCCAAAAGCATTCAAACATATTCCTTCATTACAATATTGGGAAGATGTTTTATATCTAACAGAACCTGAGAAATGGTCACCAAATGCAATGTACCAAGCCACAAGAATTTTTGCTTCTAATTTGGGTGTCAAGAAGGCAGAACGCTTCTACAAGTTTGTCTTGCTCCCACGAGTTAGAGATGATATTCGCAAGAATAAGAGATTGCATTTTGCTCTATATCAATCTTTAAAGAAATCTCTTTATAAGCCTGCTGCCTTCAATAAGGGAATCTTGTTTCCCTTGTGTGAG TCAAAGACATGCACCTTGAGGGAGGCTGTCATTTTCGGGAGTGTTATTGAGAAGGTCTCCATTCCGCATCTTCATGCTAG TGTGGCGCTGCTGAAACTTGCAGAGATGGAGTATTGTGGTACAACAAG TTATTTCATCAAGTTACTGATTGAGAAGAAATATGCTTTGCCTTATCGTGTACTTGATGCCATGGTAGCACACTTCATGAGTTTCTTTGATGAATCAAGAGTCATGCCTGTGATCTGGCATCTGTCACTTCTTGTATTTGTGCAGAG GTACAAGACTGAGCTAAGGAAGGAGGATAAAGCTAACATAAGAGCACTTGTTGAAAGGCAAAGACATAGATTG ATTACACCCGACATATTGAGGGAAATTGAGAAGAGCAGAAGTCGTGGGGAGAAGGAGGATGATGCTATGTCAATTG CTAGTCCTCTTTCTGTGATCAATAAAGCAATTGAAGAAGATAGGTTTGATATCCCAGACGTTCCTATGGAGGAGGACTAG
- the LOC132037779 gene encoding glycolate oxidase 1 yields MEEITNVMEYEEIAKKKLPKMVYDYYASGAEDQWTLAENRNAFSRILFRPRILIDVSKIDMTTTVLGFKISMPIMVAPTAMQKMAHPDGEYATARAASAAGTIMTLSSWATSSVEEVASTGPGVRFFQLYVYKDRNVVAQLVRRAERAGFKAIALTVDTPRLGRREADIKNRFVLPPHLTLKNFEGLDIGTMDKANDSGLASYVAGQVDRTLSWKDVQWLQTITSMPILVKGVLTAEDARIAVQAGAAGIIVSNHGARQLDYVPATISALEEVVKGAQGRVPVFLDGGVRRGTDVFKALALGAAGIFIGRPVVFSLAAEGEAGVRKVLQMLRDEFELTMALSGCRSISEITRNHIVTDWDAPRAALPAPRL; encoded by the exons ATGGAGGAAATTACCAATGTTATGGAGTATGAGGAGATTGCCAAGAAAAAGTTGCCAAAGATGGTTTATGACTACTATGCCTCGGGGGCTGAGGACCAGTGGACTCTGGCTGAGAACAGAAATGCCTTCTCAAGAATTCT GTTTAGGCCCCGTATTCTCATTGATGTGAGCAAAATTGACATGACCACCACAGTGCTAGGATTCAAGATTTCAATGCCTATCATGGTTGCACCTACAGCCATGCAGAAAATGGCACATCCTGATG GGGAGTATGCTACAGCAAGAGCAGCATCAGCAGCAGGGACAATCATG ACATTGTCATCTTGGGCCACTTCCAGTGTCGAGGAGGTTGCTTCAACAGGACCTGGCGTTCGTTTCTTCCAGCTTTAT GTCTACAAGGACAGGAATGTTGTTGCTCAACTTGTGAGAAGAGCTGAAAGGGCAGGTTTCAAGGCTATAGCCCTTACAGTTGATACCCCAAGGCTCGGACGTAGAGAAGCTGATATTAAGAACAG ATTTGTTTTGCCACCACATTTGACTCTGAAAAACTTTGAAGGGTTGGACATTGGCACAATGGACAAA GCCAATGATTCTGGATTAGCTTCGTATGTTGCTGGTCAAGTTGATCGCACTTTGAGTTGGAAG GATGTACAGTGGCTCCAGACTATCACTTCGATGCCAATCCTGGTAAAGGGTGTACTTACAGCTGAGGACG CTAGGATTGCAGTTCAGGCTGGAGCAGCTGGTATCATTGTTTCAAACCATGGTGCTCGCCAACTTGATTATGTCCCTGCGACAATCTCGGCTCTTGAAGAG GTTGTGAAAGGTGCACAAGGCAGGGTCCCTGTATTCTTGGATGGAGGTGTCCGTCGTGGAACAGATGTCTTCAAAGCTTTGGCACTTGGAGCTGCAGGCATTTTT ATTGGAAGGCCAGTAGTTTTCTCATTGGCTGCTGAAGGAGAAGCTGGCGTCAGAAAAGTGCTGCAAATGTTGCGCGATGAGTTTGAGCTAACTATGGCACTGAGTGGCTGTCGCTCAATCAGCGAGATTACCCGGAACCACATTGTCACTGACTGGGACGCCCCACGTGCTGCTCTTCCAGCCCCAAGGCTGTGA